The following proteins come from a genomic window of Pichia kudriavzevii chromosome 1, complete sequence:
- a CDS encoding uncharacterized protein (PKUD0A04110), whose product MNEVEGIPPSELKIKSGLEPPDIKIQSEPSAIIYEDLIPENLEKHPTSDCNRCKKKFAQLGPKPFKMCEHCRIAQRQRTKRWQKKTKEKEGVCKRCGTELPMDNPNNYVLCGNCRKISNKNKSERYLKGKCIHCGNPNMGDSGYKVCQTCREKDRIRRLNLSNEGLCNRCSKELPKDESTHRVCLKCRIKKRMNSGHAHYNPKSIRSTDSNKLPSQLTTQGDTTLYTEIGDLYTAKCDSDARNNQTAGKRQFDADQLSSKRQKMEPTHPLGTSSQMKEQTKSCEVDISVYEKELTEKLLSETFMQQDHSELNQQLKQLTRYTSHSQQDNGTLAEDDSKFDDQSVLVDLNGLGDLDIDYHMDVSDTIGGHHNTNDCNVNADHDEEEDNDDNGDEEDDDDYDENEKMLRHVREVQAGLLSNTSEPSDAEIAAAVEAVAVAAAVARGNKQKDS is encoded by the coding sequence ATGAATGAGGTTGAAGGTATACCCCCATCGGAACTAAAGATAAAAAGTGGTTTAGAACCTCCTGATATCAAAATCCAGTCAGAACCAAGTGCTATAATCTATGAAGATCTTATACCAGAGAATCTCGAAAAGCATCCAACATCCGACTGCAACAGATGCAAGAAGAAGTTTGCACAACTAGGGCCAAAACCTTTTAAAATGTGTGAGCATTGTCGAATAGCTCAAAGACAGAGGACGAAAAGGtggcaaaagaaaacaaaggagaaagaggGTGTCTGCAAGAGGTGTGGGACCGAGCTACCTATGGATAATCCAAACAATTACGTCCTTTGTGGAAACTGTCGGAAAATCTctaacaaaaataaatctGAGAGATATCTCAAGGGAAAATGCATACATTGTGGGAATCCAAACATGGGTGATAGTGGATACAAAGTATGTCAAACGTGTAGGGAAAAGGATAGAATTAGAAGGCTAAACCTATCAAACGAAGGTCTTTGTAATAGATGTTCCAAGGAATTGCCAAAGGACGAAAGCACTCACCGTGTATGTTTGAAATGCCGAATaaagaagaggatgaaCTCAGGCCACGCACATTATAATCCAAAGTCCATTCGATCTACGGATTCAAATAAATTGCCTTCCCAGTTGACCACGCAAGGAGATACCACCTTGTACACTGAAATCGGGGACCTATATACAGCTAAATGTGATTCTGATGCCCGAAATAATCAAACAGCAGGGAAAAGACAGTTTGATGCGGATCAGCTCAGTTcgaaaagacaaaaaatGGAGCCTACCCATCCACTTGGTACTTCTTCACAGATGAAAGAGCAAACTAAAAGCTGTGAGGTTGATATTTCTGTTTACGAAAAGGAGCTTACAGAGAAATTATTGTCAGAAACTTTTATGCAGCAAGACCACTCCGAGCTCAATCAGCAATTGAAGCAACTTACACGGTATACATCACATTCACAGCAGGATAACGGCACACTTGCAGAAGATGACTCTAAGTTTGACGATCAATCAgttcttgttgatttgaatggATTAGGTGATTTAGATATAGATTACCATATGGATGTGAGTGATACCATCGGGGGTCATCATAATACAAACGATTGTAATGTTAATGCCGATCatgacgaagaagaagataatgaCGACAATGGCGACGAAGAGGATGACgatgattatgatgaaaacgaaaaaatgCTTAGGCATGTCCGAGAGGTTCAAGCGGGGCTGTTGTCCAATACATCAGAGCCTAGCGATGCTGAaattgctgctgctgttgaagCGGTTGCGGTTGCAGCTGCCGTGGCACGTGgcaacaaacaaaaggatTCTTGa
- a CDS encoding uncharacterized protein (PKUD0A04070; similar to Saccharomyces cerevisiae YJR052W (RAD7); ancestral locus Anc_1.492), giving the protein MPYGRRRNNTNTDEGGVKGPSSALTSFLREQGISAEQIRLRYEQSKRQKEPGGTTEVESGVEIPVEEVTNRDLEIKINTGLDSDEEEVDYEKPLSKRQRLEQTVNVSSGTDLYCMECDQDFTISVYSKKMERDGKIGYLCPSCSKIQIRRERLAKRHEIEARRRRKKIAAALLDKKQFKLPSLQDFCINVITENINSVEALGEIGTHNKMKICRILAKNRSLNNKTITLFLDGNTKKLEFWDCSKIDKNSLDKIAVYCPNLESLTLNMCGQLHNDNLQYFGSKLNNLKSFHLNGPFLINDNAWQSFFESKVGKNLKQFTLINTHRFSNDSLVCLLENCGNNLESLTLSRLDSLDSKPVFDLLPHFLSSLKHLEISYPHSKNLIDDDLIINLLAVNCDSLESLNLDRCSDLTDRFLTEGLKPFGSHIRKLSLTDLDQIDDAGVGVLFDDWKINGGLTDINLERCTLLTDDSIYKMLSHSSETLVRLKLNSVKLISKSLFSKLSRNTTFPLLTFLDLGFVRSVDDSVLAILSRICPKLEILEVYGNNRCTERALIRENLTVIGRQTDSI; this is encoded by the coding sequence ATGCCGTACGGCCGTCGTCGAAACAATACAAACACAGACGAAGGTGGAGTCAAGGGCCCGTCTAGTGCGTTAACGTCTTTCCTTAGAGAACAGGGAATCAGCGCAGAACAAATTAGACTTCGATATGAACAATCCAAGAGACAAAAGGAGCCGGGTGGCACTACTGAAGTTGAAAGTGGCGTGGAGATTCCTGTCGAAGAGGTTACAAATAGGGATTTGGAGATCAAGATCAATACAGGATTGGATTCCGATGAGGAGGAAGTCGATTATGAAAAGCCTCTGAGTAAAAGACAGAGGTTGGAGCAAACGGTCAACGTCAGCTCTGGAACCGATTTGTACTGTATGGAATGTGACCAAGACTTTACGATATCGGTCTACTCgaaaaaaatggagagAGACGGTAAGATTGGATACTTATGTCCATCTTGCTCGAAAATCCAGATAAGAAGGGAACGGTTGGCCAAAAGGcatgaaattgaagctaGAAGACGTCGTAAGAAAATAGCGGCTGCACTACTAGACAAAAAACAGTTCAAACTACCTAGCTTGCAGGATTTTTGTATTAATGTGATAACTGAGAACATCAACAGTGTAGAAGCATTAGGAGAAATAGGTACTCAtaataaaatgaaaatatgcCGTATTTTGGCAAAGAATAGGTCTCTtaacaataaaacaatCACATTGTTTCTTGATGGAAatacaaagaaattggaattttggGACTGTTCCAAGATCGACAAAAATTCACTTGATAAAATTGCCGTTTATTGTCCTAATTTAGAATCACTGACATTGAACATGTGTGGACAGTTGCATAATGATAACTTGCAATATTTTGGCTCCAAGTTGAATAACCTGAAATCCTTCCATCTTAATGGGCCTTTTTTAATCAATGATAATGCTTGGCAGAGCTTCTTTGAAAGTAAAGTaggaaaaaatttgaaacaattTACCCTGATCAACACACACAGGTTCTCGAACGACTCCCTGGTTTGTCTTTTAGAGAATTGTGGAAATAATTTAGAATCCTTGACTTTATCAAGATTGGATTCATTAGACTCCAAACCTGTTTTTGACTTACTGCcacattttctttctagtttgaaacatttggaAATCTCTTACCCCCATTCTAAAAATCTCATTGATGACGACCTAATAATCAATTTGTTGGCTGTGAATTGTGATAGTCTGGAATCTCTGAACCTCGACAGATGCTCTGACCTCACTGACCGATTTCTTACCGAAGGCTTAAAGCCATTCGGCTCTCATATTAGGAAACTCTCTCTCACAGATCTTGATCAAATTGACGACGCCGGGGTAGGTGTGTTGTTTGATGACTGGAAAATAAACGGCGGCTTAACGGACATAAATCTCGAGAGATGTACTCTTTTGACTGATGATTCTATTTACAAGATGCTAAGTCATTCAAGCGAAACCCTTGTACGATTGAAACTGAATAGTGTCAAAttaatatcaaaatcactATTCTCAAAATTATCAAGAAACACCACTTTCCCCTTGCTAACATTTCTTGACCTGGGATTTGTTCGCAGTGTGGATGATTCGGTATTGGCTATACTATCAAGAATCTGCCCTAAACTTGAAATACTGGAAGTATATGGCAACAACAGATGCACAGAACGGGCTTTGATACGGGAAAACTTAACAGTCATTGGAAGACAAACTGATAGTATATAA
- a CDS encoding uncharacterized protein (PKUD0A04060; similar to Saccharomyces cerevisiae YDL054C (MCH1); ancestral locus Anc_4.229) translates to MSFLEKKIRGIYDRHGEFRVYLIAFVLSILGCLSLGILTLFSIFADPLQKLLDYPQSTINKIIVIHVLGLNISTPLSGFIADAKGIWILPLFSFSGYTFSFTLLKYIIKHNLHEYYTYLCFFILGCSHVSFLFSCLLNSARSLGRYYRTLAISTPNLMISISSYIQIQIITIFYSPNYTSLQEYETNFMNLLNFFMILLTSSTILSLVGSLLTDLANKYQTVTEESPEADIDDFESFNTSPLLTGAATVLHSPGPSIIGSPMPWYVDEEGIANLDTGMSMISSGYLSLAENDTPYQVKVNKFAKDFMMYPLLLCCLVAIGSTEFFIANLNAILNNLDAPGKLDSSLETMSIASTLTRFIIMLSTDYVCSRFKISRLTIFTLCVMSCGASHIYLSSSPIASLNFPLVVVSNSILNSTVFTLFPAILASIYGIEILGTTWGVCSGSSFFGNMILNFLYSFDFQENCVRGLQEKMMICSTMTFFSSGLALLTFGGIVFSVRNRYIARASAFF, encoded by the coding sequence ATGTCGTTtctggagaaaaaaatcaggGGGATCTATGATAGACACGGAGAATTCAGGGTTTATCTGATTGCCTTTGTGCTCTCGATACTTGGATGTCTGTCACTGGGGATCTTAACCTTGTTTTCTATCTTTGCAGATCCGCTCCAAAAGCTCTTAGACTACCCACAATCCACAATAAACAAGATCATCGTCATCCATGTTTTAGGATTGAACATTTCCACTCCCCTAAGTGGGTTCATTGCAGATGCTAAAGGGATTTGGATCCTACCacttttctcattttccGGTTACACATTTTCATTCACTCTGTTGAAGTATATCATAAAACACAACCTCCACGAGTATTACACATATCTCTGCTTTTTCATTCTGGGCTGTTCTCACGTctcctttttattttcttgtctATTGAATTCGGCAAGGAGTTTGGGCAGATACTACAGAACACTCGCAATAAGCACTCcgaatttgatgatttcaatatcttcctACATACAGATCCAAATAATAACGATCTTCTATAGTCCCAACTATACCTCGTTGCAAGAGTACGAGACTAACTTTATGAACTTGctcaatttctttatgATTCTATTGACGTCGTCCACGATATTGTCTCTTGTTGGATCCTTATTGACAGATTTGGCAAACAAGTACCAAACCGTTACGGAGGAATCTCCAGAGGCAGATATTGACGATTTCGAGAGTTTTAATACTTCCCCACTATTGACAGGCGCCGCCACAGTGCTGCACTCACCAGGACCATCGATCATTGGATCACCAATGCCATGGTACGTTGATGAGGAAGGCATTGCTAATTTAGACACAGGGATGTCAATGATTTCATCGGGATACCTCTCCTTAGCGGAGAATGATACACCATACCAGGTGAAGGTGAACAAATTTGCCAAGGATTTCATGATGTATCCACTCTTACTCTGCTGTCTTGTAGCTATTGGATCAACAGAATTCTTTATTGCCAACCTGAATGCCATATTGAACAACCTGGATGCACCAGGCAAACTAGATTCGAGCTTGGAGACCATGTCAATAGCATCCACGCTTACTAGGTTTATCATTATGTTGTCAACAGACTACGTTTGCTCAAGGTTCAAAATCTCCAGATTGACCATTTTTACACTGTGTGTGATGTCATGTGGAGCATCGCACATTTATTTGTCAAGCTCTCCCATTGCATCTCTCAACTTCCCCCTTGTGGTTGTATCGAATTCCATTCTTAATTCAACAGTCTTCACCTTATTCCCAGCAATTCTAGCAAGTATTTACGGTATTGAAATCCTTGGAACTACGTGGGGTGTGTGTTCCGGGTCCAGCTTTTTCGGAAATATGATCCTTAACTTCCTCTACTCCTTCGATTTTCAGGAAAACTGCGTCAGAGGTCTCCAagagaagatgatgatctGCTCTACGATGACCTTCTTCAGTAGCGGCCTTGCTTTACTGACGTTTGGTGGAATTGTCTTCTCTGTCAGAAACAGATACATAGCCCGTGCCAGCGCCTTTTTTTGA
- a CDS encoding uncharacterized protein (PKUD0A04120; similar to Saccharomyces cerevisiae YGL160W (AIM14); ancestral locus Anc_1.379) → MAAIIWEKDALMENTFQLLKRHGSLHKVNIKYGYILFGVSILLVALRTLALWFYDKSWKKSSRSTTYLRLARFPLALSMAVLVLAITFLMFVNPHLEKISVLIKRTGRLSYALIPLDLFLAAQPAWFSIDNYLDTIKLHKWVSRIIVTLGMLHGIGFFVYYIENNTLNKVFKFENLLGVVVFVLSPVIMLMFKPVRSISYQFFYLFHTIFLMAMIFLIEYHARPGVGFFLFINICLLISQYAKKYYYSKDITMTEIVEHPGSDYKIVKFPKSLLPESYLPASHVRIGYSKWSPLFVFLPSHPYTVATTYQDHDLLSSLVIKPSKFQLQPFETYSIIPVFKSSLSQNFFDTAENVSIVCGGSGISLGLGIFEYFKRCKVADGRDIKLKFIWITGKEDDLFILNELNVQGVDIFVTSSDSDELDAVQDAFVDSANDVSDIPLTNLPNESRDSFGSVLHKYENVAVLGKRPNLEVMLRTNMSKTIDYANKWVIACGPPSLISDCENIARQEKCRFFSEEYAF, encoded by the coding sequence ATGGCTGCTATTATATGGGAGAAGGATGCATTAATGGAAAACACATTCCAGCTGCTGAAAAGGCACGGTTCTTTGCATAAAGTAAACATTAAATACGGATACATTTTATTTGGCGTGTCCATCTTATTGGTTGCATTGAGAACTCTGGCTCTGTGGTTCTACGATAAGTCATGGAAGAAAAGTAGTCGTTCAACAACTTATTTGAGATTGGCACGCTTCCCGCTGGCACTCTCGATGGCAGTGTTGGTTCTTGCTATAACATTTTTAATGTTTGTGAACCCacatttggagaaaattTCGGTTTTAATCAAAAGAACTGGACGTCTCTCGTACGCATTGATCCCTCTAGATTTGTTCCTGGCGGCCCAACCTGCTTGGTTTTCAATTGACAATTATCTGGATACCATCAAATTGCACAAGTGGGTATCTAGAATCATTGTTACTTTGGGCATGTTGCATGGCATTGGATTCTTTGTATACtacattgaaaacaataCCCTGAACAAGGTGTTCAAGTTCGAGAACTTATTGGGTGTCGTGGTCTTCGTACTATCTCCTGTGATTATGTTGATGTTCAAGCCCGTTAGAAGTATAAGTTACCAATTTTTCTACCTCTTTCATACTATTTTTCTAATGGCCATGATCTTTTTGATAGAATATCATGCAAGACCCGGagttggtttttttttattcatcaacatttgTCTGTTGATATCTCAATATGCGAAAAAATACTATTATTCAAAAGACATTACTATGACCGAAATCGTCGAACATCCAGGTAGTGACTACAAAATTgtaaaatttccaaaaagCTTGTTGCCCGAGTCGTACTTACCTGCTTCCCACGTTAGGATTGGTTATAGCAAATGGTCACCtctgtttgttttcttaCCCTCTCATCCTTATACCGTGGCAACAACTTATCAAGACCACGACTTGTTGTCTAGTTTGGTTATCAAGCCCTCTAAGTTTCAATTGCAGCCTTTTGAAACTTACTCAATCATCCCGGTGTTCAAATCCTCATTGAGTCAAAACTTTTTCGATACTGCCGAAAATGTGTCTATTGTTTGTGGAGGTTCGGGTATCTCATTAGGATTGGgtatttttgaatatttcaaacgCTGTAAGGTTGCAGATGGCAGAGATATCAAGCTGAAGTTCATCTGGATCACAGGTAAAGAGGACGATTTGTTCATCCTAAATGAACTCAATGTACAAGgtgttgatatttttgtcACTAGCAGTGATTCCGATGAGTTGGATGCAGTTCAGGATGCCTTTGTTGATTCCGCAAATGATGTTTCTGATATCCCTCTAACCAATCTACCCAACGAATCAAGAGACTCGTTTGGCTCAGTTTTGCACAAGTATGAGAATGTTGCTGTTTTAGGTAAAAGACCCAACCTTGAGGTGATGCTGAGAACCAACATGTCCAAAACTATAGACTATGCAAACAAATGGGTTATTGCATGTGGCCCTCCTTCATTGATTTCCGATTGTGAGAATATTGCTAGACAGGAGAAATGTAGGTTTTTCTCTGAAGAATATGCATTTTAA
- a CDS encoding uncharacterized protein (PKUD0A04090; similar to Saccharomyces cerevisiae YEL037C (RAD23); ancestral locus Anc_1.480) produces MQIILKDFKKEKIPVEIEASDSVLSGKEKLASIKNCDVDQIKFVYSGKILQNDKTFESFKVKEGDQIIFMISKAKKVDQPATTTSETAAPTTSNENTPAVDSAASTPTPANPSAEEVSEFTASTFAQGSVRETAVQNIMAMGFERPQVERALRAAFNNPDRAVEYLLSGIPLPAEPEESSAPAAGPVNSPTSETTAATESTATQNPGENLFEQAAAANAGGEEEASGDMMSQVREILQTQPEMAEVVLQQLAASNPQLAEFIQSNPEAFLRYITEGDQTALATALGVPSEYIDAEQGGLEGEGEGGEGYQIQITQEESEAIDRLCELGFDKNLVIQVYFACDKNEEMAANLLFTDHAD; encoded by the coding sequence ATGCAAATTATTTTAAAGGACTTtaagaaggagaaaatccctgttgaaattgaagcttCTGACAGCGTCTTGTCTGGTAAAGAAAAGTTAGcttcaatcaaaaactgTGACGTTGATCAAATAAAGTTTGTCTACTCAGGTaaaattttacaaaatgACAAAACTTTCGAATCATTCAAAGTGAAAGAAGGTGACCAGATCATCTTCATGATTTCAAAGGCTAAGAAGGTGGACCAGCCGGCCACTACTACTTCAGAAACTGCAGCTCCAACAACgtcaaatgaaaatactcCAGCTGTAGACTCTGCAGCTTCAACACCAACCCCTGCAAATCCATCTGCTGAGGAAGTGTCTGAATTCACGGCATCGACATTCGCACAAGGCTCGGTAAGAGAAACTGCGGTACAGAATATCATGGCAATGGGATTCGAAAGACCGCAAGTTGAAAGAGCTTTGCGTGCAGCGTTTAACAACCCTGATAGAGCAGTCGAATATTTATTGTCAGGTATTCCGCTTCCAGCAGAACCGGAGGAATCTTCTGCCCCAGCTGCTGGACCTGTCAACTCTCCAACATCCGAAACGACCGCTGCTACTGAATCAACAGCCACACAAAATCCAGGAGAAAATCTCTTTGAACAGGCTGCTGCTGCGAATGCCGgaggtgaagaagaagctagTGGTGACATGATGAGTCAAGTCAGAGAAATCCTCCAAACACAACCAGAAATGGCCGAAGTTGTTTTGCAGCAACTAGCAGCATCCAATCCACAATTAGCTGAATTTATACAATCCAACCCAGAGGCATTCCTGAGATACATTACTGAGGGTGATCAGACTGCTTTGGCTACTGCTCTGGGTGTCCCATCTGAATACATTGACGCTGAACAGGGCGGTTTagaaggtgaaggtgaaggtgGAGAAGGTtaccaaattcaaatcacTCAAGAGGAGAGTGAAGCCATCGATAGGTTATGTGAATTGGGATTTGACAAGAACTTGGTCATTCAAGTGTACTTTGCTTGCGAcaagaatgaagaaatggCAGCAAATTTACTATTCACTGATCATGCGGACTAA
- a CDS encoding uncharacterized protein (PKUD0A04080; similar to Saccharomyces cerevisiae YML046W (PRP39); ancestral locus Anc_1.493) gives MSDNSLLHNFPQWEKLLGKLEDDPFSDIFWNELIMHHEKLANEHADLLRSRKELRLLMYSDFDRLLTKYPYYAKYWTRYTKIVKLLEGVLPSIEILKRATVVFPHSLELWVDYLVNLLTNRVKSDDEIQKLLEHAEDKVGFHFLAHDFWDIYLKWAKSRFGQNSIEYVKVLTKVIKIPLHQYAKYNEEFQKLSQYFAVLDLVSKEELILYIEGKKTKDVISNYDDYIEMNSQDLVKDYFGDLLKEVQIRSQEKWKFESIVRTSFTLSMVTNEELVNWNKYLDYEEAYHSKMPNSNEKELISLYERALIPTCLTSDIWIRYNRYLIQNNGQRNHIIANFNKACDHFVPLDSKDIRYMYIRYMELKEKNIESCKSIYVSTIEKLPNDSELIDHYLEFLINHESKENQRTLIDDLIKCAHLFNKEYGSDNHLDKKRKPTHNSAKNNLEINSPEIRHLKGLINFWTAGQLIVNACKYMWFVDKDIRRTRDTFMSFLNTEAVKSSKPYWFMAFKFELSQRNKKNLTHIIQQVRSYSTLSISAINLLLTEYTAFMLKNLSASELKQFDRDLYKNIIETDFQSSTHMKTYLKTRLAGGSDSEIIDKRLLRENGHPAATSEGRPQIINSILLTEVTKSENDPYPLPRFRNVEKAGLNVKHIHESL, from the coding sequence ATGTCTGACAACTCGTTACTACACAATTTTCCTCAATGGGAGAAATTGCTGGGAAAGTTGGAGGACGACCCTTTCAGTGATATCTTTTGGAATGAATTGATTATGCATCATGAAAAGTTAGCTAACGAACATGCTGATTTATTGAGGTCTAGAAAAGAGCTGAGGTTGTTGATGTATTCCGATTTTGATAGATTACTCACCAAGTACCCCTATTACGCCAAATATTGGACTAGATACACAAAGATAGTTAAACTACTAGAAGGTGTGCTGCCTTCAATCGAGATTTTGAAACGAGCAACTGTTGTTTTCCCGCATTCACTTGAACTTTGGGTGGATTATTTGGTTAACTTGCTCACCAACAGAGTCAAGTCTGATGACGAAATCCAAAAGCTTCTTGAACACGCTGAAGATAAAGTAGGGTTTCATTTTTTAGCTCACGATTTTTGGGATATCTATCTCAAGTGGGCAAAATCTAGATTTGGTCAAAATTCGATTGAGTATGTCAAGGTATTAACTAAAGTGATAAAAATTCCATTGCACCAGTATGCCAAATATAATGAAGagtttcaaaaattgtCACAATATTTCGCAGTTCTGGATTTAGTAAGTAAGGAAGAATTAATATTATATATCGAAGGAAAGAAGACGAAAGATGTGATAAGCAACTACGATGACTACATAGAAATGAACTCGCAAGATTTAGTAAAGGATTATTTTGGAGACCTGCTTAAGGAGGTGCAGATCAGATCTCAggagaaatggaaatttgaGAGTATAGTTAGAACGTCATTTACATTGAGTATGGTTACAAATGAAGAACTTGTTAATTGGAACAAATATTTAGATTATGAGGAAGCATACCATAGCAAGATGCCAAATTCTAACGAAAAGGAGCTAATATCGTTATATGAACGGGCGTTGATTCCAACGTGTTTGACCAGTGATATATGGATTCGCTATAACAGATATCTCATTCAGAATAACGGCCAGAGAAACCACATAATAGCAAATTTCAATAAAGCCTGTGATCATTTTGTACCGTTGGATTCAAAGGATATCCGGTACATGTATATCAGGTATATGGAattaaaggagaagaatATTGAGAGCTGCAAAAGTATTTATGTTTCAACCATCGAAAAATTGCCAAACGATTCCGAACTAATAGATCATTATCTAGAGTTCCTGATAAACCATGAGTCCAAGGAGAATCAGAGGACGCTTATCGACGATTTAATAAAATGTGCTCATCTATTCAACAAGGAATATGGTTCTGATAACCATTTAGacaaaaagagaaaaccTACCCACAATTCGGCCAAAAACAACCTGGAGATAAACTCGCCAGAGATTCGACACCTTAAAGGtttgatcaatttttgGACGGCTGGACAATTAATTGTCAATGCATGTAAATACATGTGGTTTGTCGACAAAGATATCCGACGTACAAGAGACACCTTTATGTCATTTTTGAACACGGAGGCTGTGAAAAGCAGTAAACCATATTGGTTTATGGCATTCAAGTTCGAGCTATCgcagagaaacaaaaagaatcTGACTCACATCATACAACAAGTTCGGTCATATTCCACTTTGAGTATATCAGCCATTAATTTGCTATTAACAGAATATACTGCTTTTATGCTGAAAAACCTGTCTGCGTCTGAACTTAAGCAGTTTGATCGAGATTTGtacaaaaatattattgaaacaGACTTTCAGTCGTCTACACATATGAAGACGTACTTGAAAACCAGATTAGCTGGTGGTTCTGATTCTGAAATAATTGATAAACGATTACTCAGGGAGAACGGCCATCCTGCCGCAACCTCAGAAGGAAGACCTCAGATAATAAACTCTATATTACTGACTGAGGTTACCAAATCAGAAAACGACCCTTACCCGCTGCCACGTTTCAGGAATGTGGAAAAGGCGGGTTTGAATGTAAAACATATTCATGAATCTCTGTAA
- a CDS encoding uncharacterized protein (PKUD0A04100; similar to Saccharomyces cerevisiae YEL038W (UTR4); ancestral locus Anc_1.481) — protein MEQTTRYRNVILDIEGTLCPISFVKDELFPYFLKELPSVLDQYKFPLDPTKKSNDVIERILTQFPSETYQRKESLLRYINDLVDKDIKDSTLKQLQGFIWENGYTTGSIMAPLFEDAVEAMKLWSGLCDGLYIYSSGSVKAQKLLFGNVKTVHSNGSVEWSDMNNLITDYFDTVNIGNKTDVKSYEKILEKIGVDVNDTEGKKLCLFLSDNPLEVRAALSAGLTSFIIEKPGNYPLSSDDRDICPVITNFQALFG, from the coding sequence ATGGAACAGACGACGAGATACAGGAATGTCATTCTGGACATTGAAGGTACATTAtgtccaatttcttttgtaaaGGATGAACTTTTCCCATATTTTCTGAAGGAATTACCTTCTGTTCTTGACCAGTACAAATTCCCATTAGATCCAACTAAGAAGTCAAACGATGTGATTGAAAGGATATTGACACAGTTCCCCTCAGAAACCTACCAACGGAAAGAGTCTCTTCTGAGATACATCAATGATTTGGTGGACAAGGATATCAAAGATTCGACATTGAAACAACTACAGGGCTTTATATGGGAAAACGGATATACAACAGGGTCCATCATGGCTCCATTGTTTGAGGATGCAGTCGAGGCCATGAAGCTTTGGTCTGGACTTTGTGATGGGctgtatatatatagtAGTGGAAGTGTGAAAGCTCAGAAACTTCTATTTGGTAATGTCAAAACGGTCCATAGTAATGGTTCTGTTGAGTGGTCCGATATGAACAATCTAATTACTGATTATTTCGACACGGTCAACATAGGAAACAAGACAGATGTCAAGAGCTACGAGAAaatattggagaagattggtgttgatgttaATGATACCGAGGGTAAAAAGTTATGCTTGTTTTTGAGTGACAACCCTCTTGAGGTAAGAGCAGCACTATCTGCCGGACTGACTAGTTTCATAATCGAAAAACCAGGAAACTATCCCTTGTCGTCCGACGATAGGGATATATGTCCAGTGATTACCAATTTTCAAGCTCTGTTTGGATGA
- a CDS encoding uncharacterized protein (PKUD0A04130; similar to Saccharomyces cerevisiae YKL018C-A; ancestral locus Anc_2.658) → MAIGKVVHVAFDLTLAAGFLAAIKKNTGITPDISVIGQPDVEYYAYKYLDYGDYVYDKSVDFMRKSQFFVKNLF, encoded by the exons ATGGCT ATTGGAAAAGTCGTACATGTTGCCTTTGATTTGACGCTTGCAGCAGGTTTTCTAGCTGCAATTAAGAAGAACACAGGAATTACTCCTGATATCTCTGTGATAGGACAGCCTGATGTGGAATACTATGCATACAAATATCTTGATTATGGTGACTACGTATATGACAAGAGCGTAGACTTCATGAGAAAATCCCAATTTTTCGTTAAGAACCTGTTTTAA